The following DNA comes from Anaerostipes rhamnosivorans.
ATGAAGATCAAGGTAGGGGCCACCAAGCTGGCTCTCCAGGCGGATGTTCTGGATAAACTGCTGAAGGGTATGATCCCACTGGGAATCACGCTGTTTACCTTATATTTATTAAAGAATAAAAAGATGAAATCCACTTATGTCATGCTGATTCTGGTTATTATCGGCGCAGTCTTCGGATTGACAGGAATTTTAGGATAGGACAGGAGGAGCTATTTTGAACGGCAAAATGAAAACAGCAGTGTTTACAGATATTAAACAAGTTGAAATTAAGGAATGTGAAAAGCCATCTCCATCAGGAAATAAAGTTCTGATCAAGGTAGATGCCGCGGCCATCTGTACTTGGGAGCAGAGGGTTTACACAGGGGTGAATAAAGTAGTATTTCCTTTTATCGGAGGACATGAGATCGCAGGCCATATCGAAGCGATGGGAGATGAAGTGAATCAGGATGAGTGGAGTGTCGGTGATCAGGTCGTGGTAGGAGTGACACTTCCGTGCAGAAACTGTTATTATTGCAAAACTGGAAATGAGCAGAGCTGTGAGCATTTTGACCACAGCGCTCATCTGCCGGGGCTTCCTTACAGAGGTATGGGAGGATTCAGTGAGTATCTTCTGGTCTCCCCAGACTGTATGTTCAAGTACAGCAATGCAGCACCGGAGGAAGCGTGCATCATAGAACCGGTATCCTGTGTGGTACACAGTGTAGAGACAGCCCGGGTCAGCCTTGGGGATACAGTGCTGGTCATTGGCTGCGGCATCATGGGACTGCTGCATACGGCCATTTGTACAAAAAGGGGAGCCAAGGTTATTGTATCTGATGTAAATGAAGAAAGGCTTGAGATGGCCAAGACACTTGGGGCTAAGGCCGTCATAAATCCGGCGGCGGAAGACTTGAAACAGAAAGTAGAGGAGCTTACAGGGGGGATCAAGGCTCAGGTGGTCTTTGACACGACACCCATACCGTCAGTGGTAGAGGATACATTTCAGTGTGTCAGCAATGCGGGAAAGATTGTCCTTTACAGTTCCATACATCCGGCAGAGCCGGTTCTGTTTGATCCTAACTGGGTTCACGGAAAGTCTGTTCAGATCATGGGAACGGCTAATTCCAATGATAGAGACTTTATGAGAGCGGCCCAGATGGTATCCGGGGGAGTGATCGACTTAAAACCTTTTATCAGCGGAGTGTATCCGGCAGAAAATATAAAAGATGCATTGGAATCAGCGATAAAAGGGGATAAATTCCGCAATATTATCACATTCTAATTACATACGGTAACACCTGATTGTTTTTCTCCACAGAAAAACAGATGTTAAAAGGAGACAGCGATTGCCCTCGCTGTCTCCTGAATTTTTATATAAAAAATGAAAGGAAAATGTTTTAGTACTGATACTAATCGTTATCCGGCATACCATAACGGTTTGTGCCCTGCACCCCTTGTTTAACAAAGAGAATAATAAAATAAATTACAACGATCAGGGCCAGAATTCCGAATACAATGGTTGCAAGCCCAAATCCGCCGGAGGCAGCTTCCGCACTCATCAGCAAGGATGCGGTTGTCAAGGTTAAGCTGACCATAAGTAAAATGATCGGTATATATGCAAGCAAAACCAACCAACCTGAATGGTCTACGTCATGCAGACGGCGTACATTCAATGACAGTCCGGGGATAAAAGTGATCAGTGACCACAGCGAGTTAACAGCGTTTGTATCTAACATCCTTGCAAGAAAACCAACAACGATTGATACAATAAACTGTCCCAGGATTGCCCACCAGAAATTAGAACGGGATGTCCTTCCTTTAAAATCGAAATAGCGTTTCCAATACGCTTTATAAGCGTTTATCATAGTTAAATCCTCCTCTTTTTCTTTTGTGTAATAAATGATGAAATTTTCCTTTCCTGAAATATTATAGAGATAAACCTTATTAATTTCAAGTTCTATTGGGACCGGCGGTATTCCAGAGGGCTTACACCATAATAACTTTTAAACTTCTTAGAAAAGTTTCCGCTGTACCGGTAGCCTGTTCTTTTTGCAATCTCACTGACAGAAAGATCTGTGGCAGAGAGAAGGCCGGCCGCCATTGCCATTCTCAGGCTGCTGGTATATTCCCCGATGGTCATATGATAATGCTTCGCAAAACCAGCCTTCAGCTTTTGCTGGTTTAGAAACACCTTCTTGCTCAATTCTTCAATGGTAGGAGGATGAACTGCCTGCTCCGTCAAAATATCGTGGGCCTTCTGAATGGCCAAGATATCTGAGGCCGTAAGCCTGAAGCTGCGTTTTTTTCCAATTTGTATCAACCCAAAATCAAGCTGGTGCTGAAACATATTATCTTTAGGTTTTTTGACTTCCTCTGTCAGAAGTGCGATACATTCCAGGATCTTGCTCTCCAAAAAAAGAGGAGACAGACGGCCGGAGACAGACAGGCTGTTAAGCTGGTGGATAACGGAAATGACAGTATGGGGCAGATAGCGGTAAGTATGATTTTGTTTAAAGTCACTCAGGGAAAGGGAATCAGGGAAAGGCACGGAAACAATCTCGTCCAAAAAGGCTTTGTGGACGGTTATCTCTGTCCCGTGAAAATGCTGTCCCTTGTGCCAGGCCTGTTTTCCTTTCAGATTTTTTTCTGCCACAAAAAAAGAAGAAGGAGTAAAGGATGATACTTGCTGATTTTTCAGCTGAAACTTTGTACTTCCCTTATATACGGTGCCAAACCTCA
Coding sequences within:
- a CDS encoding zinc-dependent alcohol dehydrogenase, whose protein sequence is MNGKMKTAVFTDIKQVEIKECEKPSPSGNKVLIKVDAAAICTWEQRVYTGVNKVVFPFIGGHEIAGHIEAMGDEVNQDEWSVGDQVVVGVTLPCRNCYYCKTGNEQSCEHFDHSAHLPGLPYRGMGGFSEYLLVSPDCMFKYSNAAPEEACIIEPVSCVVHSVETARVSLGDTVLVIGCGIMGLLHTAICTKRGAKVIVSDVNEERLEMAKTLGAKAVINPAAEDLKQKVEELTGGIKAQVVFDTTPIPSVVEDTFQCVSNAGKIVLYSSIHPAEPVLFDPNWVHGKSVQIMGTANSNDRDFMRAAQMVSGGVIDLKPFISGVYPAENIKDALESAIKGDKFRNIITF
- a CDS encoding DUF805 domain-containing protein — protein: MINAYKAYWKRYFDFKGRTSRSNFWWAILGQFIVSIVVGFLARMLDTNAVNSLWSLITFIPGLSLNVRRLHDVDHSGWLVLLAYIPIILLMVSLTLTTASLLMSAEAASGGFGLATIVFGILALIVVIYFIILFVKQGVQGTNRYGMPDND
- a CDS encoding helix-turn-helix transcriptional regulator; the protein is MTITSSKAFREEVLNQLSFQPSSHGHCTLYQNVSAPENGYFLFYSRPGYYELGIADYTIPKDFQIQFDNPESLLRFGTVYKGSTKFQLKNQQVSSFTPSSFFVAEKNLKGKQAWHKGQHFHGTEITVHKAFLDEIVSVPFPDSLSLSDFKQNHTYRYLPHTVISVIHQLNSLSVSGRLSPLFLESKILECIALLTEEVKKPKDNMFQHQLDFGLIQIGKKRSFRLTASDILAIQKAHDILTEQAVHPPTIEELSKKVFLNQQKLKAGFAKHYHMTIGEYTSSLRMAMAAGLLSATDLSVSEIAKRTGYRYSGNFSKKFKSYYGVSPLEYRRSQ